From a region of the Polynucleobacter corsicus genome:
- a CDS encoding methylated-DNA--[protein]-cysteine S-methyltransferase yields MPTLKSIEYCVIPAPFGRLGVQTELVDGSLMISKIDYLPLDAALIPPGNALAKAFSKQSIQYFNDASSTFDIPLKPAGTPHQQKVWNATLGIEAGRTITYGEIAKQIKSGPRAVGTACGANPYPLVTPCHRVVSAQGLGGFMKEDSPGFYRQIKIWLLKHEGVL; encoded by the coding sequence ATGCCGACCCTTAAATCAATCGAGTATTGCGTGATACCCGCCCCTTTTGGGCGTCTAGGCGTGCAAACTGAGCTAGTAGATGGCAGTCTGATGATCTCAAAAATTGATTATCTGCCACTAGATGCTGCCTTGATTCCTCCCGGGAATGCCTTGGCGAAGGCTTTTTCAAAGCAGAGCATTCAATACTTCAATGACGCTTCATCAACATTTGATATCCCACTCAAGCCTGCCGGCACGCCTCACCAGCAAAAAGTCTGGAATGCCACTCTAGGCATTGAGGCGGGAAGGACCATTACCTATGGTGAGATTGCAAAACAGATTAAAAGTGGACCTCGTGCAGTTGGTACTGCTTGCGGTGCCAACCCTTACCCTTTGGTTACTCCGTGCCATAGAGTAGTTTCCGCTCAAGGTCTTGGGGGTTTTATGAAAGAGGATAGTCCGGGTTTTTATCGCCAGATCAAAATTTGGCTCTTAAAGCATGAGGGCGTGCTTTAG
- the rpmA gene encoding 50S ribosomal protein L27 — translation MAQKKGGGSTRNGRDSESKRLGVKVFGGEQINAGSIIIRQRGTRVHPGMNVGIGKDHTLFALVDGQVEFGVKGALKKAQVSVLPRS, via the coding sequence ATGGCACAGAAAAAAGGCGGCGGCTCGACACGAAATGGCCGCGACTCAGAATCGAAACGCTTAGGCGTTAAAGTTTTTGGCGGCGAGCAAATCAACGCTGGCAGCATCATCATTCGTCAACGTGGTACACGAGTACATCCGGGTATGAACGTTGGTATTGGTAAAGATCACACTTTGTTTGCCTTAGTTGACGGACAAGTGGAATTTGGCGTTAAGGGTGCTTTGAAGAAGGCCCAGGTTTCAGTTCTCCCGCGTTCATAA
- a CDS encoding 2-dehydropantoate 2-reductase: MKICVIGGGGAIGGYLAVMLARAGNDVTVVARGATLAAIKERGLALIMDDQPEPLVAEVKAVEKIRDAETPDVVILAVKAHQVEPIIEDLAAIMGPETILIPMQNGIPWWYFQKLGGDYRDHSVETVDAGGVAKNAINPNNIIGCVVYPATFTQAPGVIRHVEGNRFPLGELDGQQTERIQKISEMMSAAGFKSPILEDIRSEIWLKLWGNMTFNPISSLTHGTLEGICQYPLTKELARNMMAEAQTIAEKLGVTFRVDIERRIAGAEKVGKHKTSMLQDLEAGRSLEIDALLGSVIELGQITKIPTPCLNTVFALTKYLDENVQASKGSLALPSVSGY, translated from the coding sequence ATGAAAATCTGTGTGATCGGTGGAGGGGGTGCGATTGGCGGCTATCTTGCTGTCATGTTGGCACGAGCCGGTAATGACGTTACAGTAGTCGCCCGTGGCGCAACCTTGGCAGCAATCAAAGAGCGTGGCCTTGCATTAATTATGGATGACCAGCCTGAGCCTTTGGTAGCAGAGGTAAAAGCGGTTGAAAAAATTCGGGATGCCGAAACACCTGATGTGGTGATTTTGGCAGTAAAAGCCCATCAGGTTGAGCCGATCATTGAAGATCTCGCTGCGATCATGGGGCCTGAGACAATTCTAATTCCGATGCAAAACGGAATTCCTTGGTGGTACTTCCAGAAGTTGGGTGGCGACTATCGAGATCACTCGGTTGAAACGGTTGATGCGGGTGGCGTTGCTAAAAATGCAATCAATCCCAATAACATTATTGGTTGCGTAGTGTATCCGGCTACCTTTACTCAAGCCCCTGGTGTGATTCGTCACGTTGAAGGTAATCGCTTCCCATTAGGCGAGCTAGATGGTCAGCAAACTGAACGTATTCAGAAGATATCTGAAATGATGTCAGCAGCTGGATTTAAGTCACCTATCCTGGAAGATATTCGCTCTGAGATTTGGCTGAAATTGTGGGGCAATATGACCTTCAATCCAATCAGCTCTTTGACTCACGGAACATTGGAAGGTATTTGCCAATATCCACTGACTAAAGAGTTGGCCCGCAATATGATGGCTGAAGCACAAACTATTGCTGAGAAGTTGGGTGTCACTTTCCGGGTGGATATTGAACGTCGTATTGCTGGTGCAGAGAAAGTGGGTAAACACAAGACCTCGATGTTGCAGGACTTAGAAGCAGGTCGTAGCTTGGAGATTGATGCCTTATTGGGCTCGGTAATTGAGCTTGGCCAGATTACCAAAATACCAACACCGTGCCTCAATACAGTCTTTGCTTTAACAAAGTATCTTGATGAAAATGTCCAAGCCTCTAAGGGTAGCTTGGCATTGCCATCTGTTTCTGGTTATTAA
- a CDS encoding squalene/phytoene synthase family protein: MNSAVHPKENPNSDLAYQKAILGSVSRTFALTIPLLPPAIEIVVGNTYLLCRIVDTIEDAAELNPAEKQHLSKLFLEATLGTIPVASFVTPCLDALKSYSNADELDLIAHTPTVLRILHTFPDSDQAAISRCVSIMSDGMSHFHNRQSQEGLKDLAEFEEYCYVVAGVVGELLTSIFSNYSPVFAKRIQGHEQLAIAFGQALQMTNILKDSPADRARGVSWKPAQMSQVELLKLAYEKLQDSMSYILLLPENEIGMRRFCFLAFGLAVMTLEKIASRKEFSNQSEVKLSRNSVWIFYAFTKIAAGNKLLMKSFFYAASQQLRKLSTKNT, encoded by the coding sequence GTGAATTCCGCCGTGCACCCTAAAGAGAACCCCAATAGCGATTTAGCCTATCAAAAAGCGATTTTGGGTTCTGTATCACGCACTTTTGCGCTCACAATCCCTCTATTGCCACCAGCGATTGAAATAGTGGTTGGCAACACCTATTTACTGTGCCGTATTGTCGACACGATCGAGGATGCGGCTGAGCTCAATCCAGCAGAAAAACAGCACTTATCTAAGCTATTTTTAGAGGCGACACTAGGGACTATTCCAGTAGCGTCATTTGTAACTCCCTGCCTAGATGCTCTCAAGAGCTATTCCAATGCTGATGAGCTTGATTTAATTGCGCACACCCCTACTGTTCTTCGCATTCTGCACACTTTCCCAGATAGCGATCAAGCTGCCATTAGCCGCTGTGTTTCGATTATGTCTGATGGTATGTCCCATTTTCATAATCGACAATCGCAAGAGGGATTAAAAGACCTCGCAGAATTTGAAGAGTATTGCTATGTAGTAGCTGGCGTAGTGGGCGAGTTATTGACAAGTATTTTTAGTAACTACTCCCCTGTGTTTGCAAAACGGATTCAAGGACATGAGCAGTTAGCCATCGCTTTTGGTCAAGCCTTACAAATGACCAATATTCTGAAAGACTCACCAGCAGATCGTGCACGTGGAGTTTCCTGGAAGCCAGCGCAGATGAGCCAAGTAGAGCTTCTGAAGCTTGCCTACGAAAAACTTCAAGACTCAATGAGCTACATTCTTTTACTTCCAGAGAATGAAATAGGCATGAGACGCTTCTGCTTCCTAGCCTTCGGGCTTGCTGTTATGACACTTGAAAAAATTGCCAGCAGAAAAGAATTTAGCAATCAGTCTGAAGTGAAACTATCTAGAAATTCCGTTTGGATTTTTTACGCCTTCACAAAGATCGCGGCCGGAAATAAACTCTTAATGAAATCATTCTTTTACGCAGCATCTCAGCAACTTAGAAAACTCTCGACCAAGAATACCTAA
- a CDS encoding reductase → MAKHSELLFAPELDQPVRYIERTRNYYLGLGYETPYVWAHYIDVPFTLLQKPLNQSILGLVTTAVPFDASKGPQGPGAPYNAAAKFYDPYIYPTDESVDLRIAHVGVDRLNANMQDSSCWFPISAAKRAVAKGRIQSLSQHFYGLPTNRSQRHTLEMDAPLILSKMRADHVDVAVLIPNCPICHQSQSLLARYLEEAGMPTVIMGAAKDIVEYCGVPRLLFSDFPLGNAAALPNDEQSQDSNFELALRLLEGAPGARTTVQSPLVWSVDPTWKLDYSNLDRLSPEEISRLRDEAEKARITARDIRMKSVGA, encoded by the coding sequence ATGGCTAAGCATTCTGAATTACTTTTTGCGCCCGAATTAGATCAGCCAGTTCGCTATATTGAGCGTACCCGTAATTACTATCTTGGTTTGGGGTATGAAACGCCGTATGTTTGGGCGCATTACATTGATGTGCCTTTTACTCTGTTGCAAAAGCCTCTTAATCAATCGATCCTGGGTTTAGTAACTACTGCCGTTCCCTTTGATGCTAGCAAGGGCCCTCAAGGACCTGGCGCACCCTATAACGCTGCAGCTAAGTTTTATGACCCCTATATCTACCCAACTGATGAGAGTGTAGATCTGCGTATTGCGCATGTCGGTGTTGATAGGCTCAATGCCAACATGCAAGATAGTAGTTGTTGGTTTCCAATCAGTGCGGCAAAGCGGGCTGTTGCAAAGGGACGCATTCAATCCCTATCCCAGCATTTTTACGGCTTACCAACTAATCGCAGCCAACGCCATACTCTGGAAATGGATGCACCTTTGATTCTGAGCAAGATGCGCGCAGATCATGTTGATGTTGCTGTATTAATTCCAAATTGCCCGATTTGTCATCAAAGTCAAAGCTTATTGGCACGTTATTTGGAGGAGGCTGGTATGCCGACGGTCATTATGGGGGCGGCGAAAGACATTGTTGAATATTGCGGAGTGCCTCGCTTGCTTTTTAGTGACTTTCCGCTAGGTAATGCTGCGGCACTCCCTAATGATGAGCAATCGCAAGACTCTAATTTTGAATTGGCTCTGCGCTTGCTTGAAGGTGCTCCAGGTGCCCGAACCACGGTGCAGTCCCCCTTAGTGTGGTCAGTTGACCCCACTTGGAAATTAGATTATTCCAATCTTGATCGATTGTCTCCGGAGGAGATATCGCGATTGCGTGATGAAGCTGAAAAAGCGCGCATCACAGCGCGTGATATCAGAATGAAAAGTGTTGGCGCTTAG
- the obgE gene encoding GTPase ObgE, with product MKFIDEARIEVIAGQGGAGSASMRREKFIEFGGPDGGDGGKGGSVWATADRNINTLIDYRYAKTHTAKNGEPGRGADCYGRAGDDIELRMPVGTIISDYETGEPIADLTTHGERLCLAQGGVGGWGNIHFKSSTNRAPRQKTNGKDGERRKLKLELKVLADVGLLGMPNAGKSTLITAVSNARPKIADYPFTTLHPNLGVVRVGAERSFVIADIPGLIEGAAEGAGLGHRFLRHLQRTGVLLHLVDIAPFDDNIDPVADAVAIVNELRKYDEALVEKPRWLVLNKVDMIPEEDRKKVVADFIKRFKWKGPVFEISALTGLGCDKLCYSLQDYLDSVRKDRDDADERAADPRYQDQVQPEDKTPD from the coding sequence ATGAAATTTATAGACGAAGCTCGTATTGAAGTCATAGCTGGCCAAGGTGGCGCCGGGAGTGCCTCTATGCGCCGCGAAAAGTTTATCGAATTCGGTGGTCCTGATGGTGGCGACGGCGGCAAAGGCGGAAGCGTTTGGGCTACTGCGGATCGCAACATCAATACCTTGATTGACTATCGCTACGCTAAAACGCACACCGCAAAAAATGGTGAGCCTGGCCGTGGCGCTGATTGCTATGGTCGCGCTGGTGACGACATTGAGTTGCGTATGCCAGTGGGCACCATCATTTCTGATTATGAAACTGGTGAGCCGATTGCTGACTTAACCACTCACGGTGAGCGTCTTTGCTTGGCGCAGGGCGGTGTTGGTGGTTGGGGAAATATTCACTTTAAGAGTAGTACGAACCGCGCCCCTCGCCAAAAGACGAATGGGAAAGATGGCGAGCGTCGTAAGCTCAAGTTAGAACTAAAGGTATTGGCTGACGTAGGTTTGCTGGGCATGCCTAATGCCGGTAAATCGACTTTGATTACCGCCGTATCTAATGCACGTCCAAAGATTGCAGACTATCCATTTACAACGCTGCACCCGAATTTAGGTGTAGTGCGTGTAGGCGCTGAGCGCAGCTTCGTGATTGCTGACATTCCTGGATTGATTGAGGGTGCTGCTGAAGGTGCTGGTTTGGGCCATCGTTTCTTAAGGCACCTACAGCGTACTGGTGTGCTCTTGCATTTAGTTGACATCGCACCGTTTGATGACAATATTGATCCGGTAGCCGATGCCGTTGCTATTGTGAACGAATTGCGTAAGTACGATGAAGCTCTAGTTGAAAAGCCACGCTGGTTAGTGCTGAACAAAGTCGATATGATTCCTGAGGAAGATCGCAAGAAGGTAGTTGCGGACTTTATTAAACGGTTTAAGTGGAAGGGTCCCGTATTTGAGATCTCTGCCTTGACAGGTCTAGGTTGCGATAAGCTGTGCTACTCATTGCAGGATTATTTAGATTCTGTTCGCAAGGATCGGGACGATGCAGATGAGCGTGCTGCTGATCCGCGTTACCAAGATCAAGTTCAGCCAGAAGATAAGACTCCAGATTAA
- a CDS encoding CNP1-like family protein, with protein MMKFSICSLRLPILSLVLGLALAGCAGDPLESGVDPFAPMVFKEGATAMPLNPPNKATIQPFYVSQQTIFKFAVDTNSILIGNDGITRYTVILTSPNGNSQVQYEGIRCDSFQWRLYGTLENGVWKENPLSTWRAIQSNVPNRYQAALAQGAFCNFSSQEKSIKAIVNSLNPNGFTGQSKPTNSNGVM; from the coding sequence ATGATGAAATTCTCTATTTGCAGTCTTCGACTTCCCATCCTCAGTCTAGTTTTGGGTTTGGCCCTCGCTGGATGTGCTGGCGACCCTTTAGAAAGTGGTGTTGATCCATTTGCACCGATGGTCTTTAAAGAGGGTGCAACAGCGATGCCGCTAAATCCTCCCAATAAAGCAACTATTCAGCCTTTTTATGTCTCACAACAGACTATTTTTAAGTTTGCAGTTGATACCAACTCTATTTTGATTGGCAACGATGGCATCACCAGATATACCGTGATTCTGACAAGCCCCAATGGCAACAGCCAAGTCCAATACGAAGGTATTCGCTGTGACTCCTTCCAATGGCGCCTCTATGGCACCCTAGAGAATGGTGTCTGGAAAGAAAATCCCTTATCCACTTGGCGTGCTATTCAGAGCAATGTACCAAATCGTTATCAAGCCGCATTGGCCCAAGGTGCATTTTGCAATTTCTCTTCTCAAGAAAAGAGCATCAAGGCCATCGTTAATTCACTTAATCCGAACGGCTTTACTGGGCAGAGTAAACCTACTAACTCAAATGGCGTGATGTAA
- the rplU gene encoding 50S ribosomal protein L21, whose amino-acid sequence MYAVIKTGGKQYKVAAGEKLKIEQIPAEIGSEITLDQVLAVGEGASLKLGDPLVNGAAVMATVVSQGRHDKVTIFKMRRRKHYQKHQGHRQNYTEILINTIKA is encoded by the coding sequence ATGTACGCGGTCATAAAAACCGGTGGCAAACAGTATAAAGTTGCTGCAGGCGAAAAATTGAAAATAGAACAGATACCAGCGGAAATCGGCAGCGAAATCACTCTTGACCAAGTCTTAGCCGTAGGCGAAGGCGCTTCACTCAAATTGGGTGATCCATTGGTTAATGGTGCAGCTGTGATGGCCACTGTCGTCTCCCAGGGACGTCACGATAAAGTGACAATCTTTAAGATGCGCCGTCGCAAGCATTATCAAAAGCACCAAGGCCATCGTCAGAATTACACAGAAATTCTGATTAACACGATTAAAGCCTAA
- a CDS encoding RNA pyrophosphohydrolase → MLDREGYRPNVGIVILNSHNEVFWGKRVGQHSWQFPQGGIQHGESPEQAMYRELHEEVGLLPEHVQIIGRTRDWLRYDVPEEFLRRQQTSKNHRASYRGQKQIWFLLRLVGLDSDIHLRASEHPEFDAWRWVPFWIQLDSVIDFKREVYQLALSELARYLSRGMRMQQLAWGSPLDLLQSWYGEEENEFKEEKPTDKP, encoded by the coding sequence ATGCTTGACCGTGAAGGGTATCGACCCAATGTCGGCATAGTCATCCTCAATAGCCATAACGAGGTTTTCTGGGGAAAACGCGTTGGGCAGCATTCGTGGCAGTTCCCGCAGGGCGGGATTCAACATGGAGAGAGCCCAGAGCAGGCCATGTACCGCGAATTGCATGAGGAAGTTGGCTTGTTGCCAGAACATGTCCAAATTATTGGACGAACCAGGGATTGGCTTCGTTATGACGTCCCGGAGGAATTCTTACGCCGCCAGCAAACCTCAAAAAATCATCGCGCAAGCTATCGCGGCCAAAAACAAATCTGGTTTTTACTGCGTTTAGTAGGCCTTGATAGCGATATTCACCTACGCGCCTCGGAGCATCCTGAGTTTGATGCTTGGCGCTGGGTGCCTTTTTGGATTCAACTCGATTCCGTCATTGATTTCAAGCGCGAAGTCTACCAATTAGCCCTTTCTGAGCTTGCGCGCTATTTATCCCGCGGCATGCGTATGCAGCAACTTGCCTGGGGATCTCCGCTCGATTTACTTCAATCCTGGTACGGAGAAGAGGAAAATGAGTTCAAAGAAGAAAAGCCAACCGATAAACCATGA
- a CDS encoding fumarylacetoacetate hydrolase family protein has translation MAQWLRFQHQGKTGLGQVQGDQVAVYTGDLFNHPQATGETLKLSDVTIDIPCTPSKMVAMVDNFHALVTKLEHAVPAEPLYFLKGNNSFLAANQVIRTPKSYSGKVVYEGELGIVIGKACHEADETQAAHAIFGYTCINDVTAIEILNRDPGYAQWTRSKSFNTFGVFGPYITTDVDPSKLTIKTILNDQERQNYPVSDMIFPVAKLVSLISQDVPLQAGDIIACGTSVGVGSMKPGSNVSIIIEGVGRLDNRFE, from the coding sequence ATGGCTCAATGGCTCAGGTTTCAACATCAAGGCAAGACCGGCTTAGGACAAGTACAAGGTGATCAGGTTGCCGTGTACACCGGTGATCTATTCAATCATCCGCAAGCTACTGGCGAGACATTGAAGTTATCTGATGTCACTATCGATATCCCATGCACCCCATCCAAAATGGTTGCTATGGTAGATAACTTTCATGCGCTAGTGACCAAGCTTGAGCATGCTGTACCAGCAGAGCCTTTGTATTTTCTGAAAGGCAATAATTCTTTCTTGGCAGCCAACCAAGTCATCCGCACTCCCAAGTCTTACTCTGGAAAAGTAGTTTATGAAGGTGAACTCGGCATTGTCATTGGTAAAGCCTGTCATGAAGCAGATGAGACTCAAGCAGCTCATGCTATTTTTGGTTACACCTGTATTAACGATGTCACTGCAATTGAGATATTAAATCGCGATCCTGGATATGCCCAGTGGACGCGCTCCAAGAGTTTTAATACCTTTGGCGTCTTCGGCCCATACATCACTACGGATGTAGATCCAAGCAAGTTAACAATTAAAACAATCCTCAATGATCAAGAACGTCAGAACTATCCCGTCTCCGACATGATTTTTCCAGTAGCAAAATTAGTCAGCCTAATCTCTCAAGATGTGCCACTGCAAGCTGGTGACATCATCGCCTGTGGTACCTCTGTTGGTGTTGGCTCTATGAAGCCCGGTAGCAATGTCAGCATCATTATTGAGGGTGTTGGACGCCTGGACAATCGCTTCGAATAA
- a CDS encoding sodium:solute symporter family protein: MLIWFVIIYWVVSVGIGLWAALRVKNTADFAAAGHSLPLPIVTATVFATWFGSEAVLGIPATFLKEGLGGIVSDPFGSSLCLILVGLFFARHLYNRRMLTIGDFFREKYGRTVEVLVTLCIVISYLGWVSAQIKALGLVFNVVSDGSITQTAGMLIGAGSVLIYTLFGGMWSVAITDFIQMIIIVVGMLYIGGEMTTQVGGVGIVFDHALAAGQFSNFWPDMNLASMLGFTAALCTMMLGSIPQQDVFQRITSSKNVNIAVQAALLGGVLYFVFAFVPLYLAYSATIISPDLVKQHIDTDPQMILPKLILNHAPLIAQVMFFGALLSAIKSCASATLLAPSVTFAENIVRGFFKHLSDQHLLKIMRITVLCFTVAVTFFAINSELSIFKMVENAYKITLVAAFVPLAFGVYWSRANSLGGLLAVLGGLVAWIGCEMMAPTAILPPQLAGLLVSIIGMLLGGLIAGPRPIARSGALNK; the protein is encoded by the coding sequence ATGTTGATTTGGTTTGTCATCATCTATTGGGTGGTTTCTGTAGGCATTGGTCTATGGGCTGCGCTACGAGTCAAAAACACCGCTGACTTTGCCGCAGCAGGTCATAGCCTTCCTTTGCCTATTGTTACCGCCACCGTATTTGCCACTTGGTTTGGCTCGGAGGCAGTTTTAGGCATTCCTGCAACCTTCTTAAAAGAGGGTTTAGGTGGAATCGTATCTGACCCCTTTGGCTCATCTTTATGCCTCATATTGGTGGGCCTGTTTTTTGCTCGTCACCTCTACAACCGTCGAATGCTCACAATCGGTGATTTCTTTAGGGAGAAATACGGTCGTACCGTGGAAGTGCTGGTGACCCTTTGTATTGTGATCTCTTATTTAGGCTGGGTTTCAGCTCAAATTAAAGCCCTTGGCCTAGTTTTTAATGTAGTTTCCGATGGCAGCATCACGCAAACAGCCGGCATGTTGATTGGTGCTGGGAGTGTGCTGATTTATACCTTGTTTGGCGGTATGTGGTCAGTAGCCATAACCGATTTCATTCAGATGATCATTATTGTGGTGGGCATGCTCTACATTGGTGGAGAAATGACAACCCAAGTTGGAGGAGTTGGTATCGTTTTTGATCATGCACTCGCAGCAGGTCAATTCTCTAATTTTTGGCCCGATATGAACCTTGCCTCCATGCTGGGTTTTACTGCGGCTTTGTGCACCATGATGCTGGGCTCCATTCCACAGCAAGATGTCTTTCAGCGGATTACATCCTCCAAGAACGTCAACATTGCCGTTCAGGCAGCCTTATTGGGTGGGGTTCTGTATTTTGTATTTGCCTTTGTGCCCTTATACCTGGCTTATTCAGCAACCATCATTAGCCCGGATTTGGTAAAGCAGCACATCGACACTGATCCACAAATGATTTTGCCTAAGCTTATTCTGAATCATGCTCCATTAATTGCACAGGTAATGTTTTTTGGCGCCTTACTGTCGGCAATTAAAAGTTGTGCCAGTGCCACTCTGTTAGCACCCTCTGTCACTTTCGCTGAAAATATTGTACGAGGGTTTTTTAAGCATTTATCTGATCAACACTTACTGAAGATTATGCGAATCACCGTCCTCTGTTTTACCGTAGCGGTTACCTTTTTTGCAATTAATTCAGAGCTATCTATTTTTAAGATGGTTGAAAATGCCTACAAGATCACGCTCGTAGCAGCTTTTGTACCCTTAGCATTTGGCGTGTATTGGTCAAGAGCAAATTCTTTGGGTGGTTTGTTAGCTGTTTTAGGGGGCTTAGTAGCTTGGATAGGCTGCGAAATGATGGCCCCGACAGCAATCCTTCCCCCTCAATTGGCTGGCCTTTTAGTCAGCATTATCGGCATGCTGTTGGGTGGCTTGATAGCAGGGCCGAGGCCAATAGCACGCTCAGGCGCACTGAATAAGTAG
- a CDS encoding polyprenyl synthetase family protein encodes MRSTVKNNELSQILAPIALDFKALDEVIRLRLASKVALIDQISTYIIQAGGKRVRPALLLLVSKALANNQANPHALELAAVVEFIHTATLLHDDVVDESTLRRGRETANAAFGNAASVLVGDFLYSRAFQMMVGPNDLRIMEILSDATNTIAEGEVLQLLNMNDPEVDEESYLRVIRYKTAKLFEASTELGAVLAGTDAKQREQSAAFGRHIGTAFQLMDDLLDYTADASQMGKNAGDDLREGKPTLPLIYLLENGSTEERLLVRAAIEQNQDLPDDVFQQILSAVQNSGALDYTQAAAKREVDLALECLKEFPQNEATTALHALSRYSLSRQA; translated from the coding sequence ATGAGGAGCACTGTCAAAAACAACGAATTAAGCCAAATTTTGGCCCCAATTGCCTTAGATTTCAAGGCCTTAGATGAAGTTATTCGCCTGCGATTGGCCTCAAAAGTCGCCTTAATTGATCAAATCTCGACTTACATCATCCAGGCAGGTGGCAAACGGGTTAGACCCGCCCTTTTACTTTTAGTCAGCAAAGCTTTAGCCAATAACCAAGCGAACCCACATGCACTAGAGCTGGCAGCAGTGGTGGAATTTATCCATACAGCCACCCTTTTGCATGACGATGTTGTTGATGAATCCACCCTCAGAAGGGGTAGAGAAACCGCCAATGCTGCTTTTGGCAATGCAGCAAGCGTGCTAGTAGGCGATTTTCTGTATTCAAGGGCCTTTCAGATGATGGTGGGGCCCAATGACCTACGAATCATGGAAATTCTGTCCGATGCCACCAATACGATTGCTGAGGGCGAGGTTTTACAACTTCTCAATATGAACGACCCTGAAGTCGATGAAGAAAGCTATTTGCGGGTGATCCGATATAAAACCGCTAAGTTATTTGAAGCATCTACAGAGCTTGGGGCAGTTTTGGCTGGGACCGATGCCAAGCAAAGAGAGCAGTCTGCAGCATTTGGTCGCCATATTGGCACCGCCTTTCAATTAATGGATGACCTTCTCGATTACACCGCTGATGCATCCCAAATGGGGAAAAATGCTGGTGATGACTTAAGAGAAGGCAAGCCTACGCTACCACTCATTTATCTTCTTGAAAATGGCAGCACCGAGGAGCGCTTACTGGTTCGTGCAGCAATTGAACAAAATCAAGATTTGCCAGATGATGTCTTCCAACAGATTCTGAGTGCGGTTCAAAATTCTGGCGCGTTGGATTACACCCAAGCTGCCGCAAAGCGAGAAGTTGATCTCGCACTCGAATGCCTTAAAGAATTTCCTCAAAATGAGGCGACAACAGCGCTACATGCCTTGAGTAGATACTCGCTATCTAGACAGGCCTAA